AGCCGGGCCTCCTGCCTTTGCCCTCCGCCGGGGTTCGGAGACGCGGCAACGGGTGAAATGAAATCGCGCAAGATGCGCCGGGTGGCCATGGTGTCATCCTCAAGATCCGCAGGCTGCGTCTCCTCGGCCTCATGGGCGGGCGCAATAACCTTGGCGAGCGCTTCTGCCTGTCGCGCCATCAGAATACGGCCTTCCTGCCGCGCCCCTGCGGCAAGCGTCCGAAGCTTTTCTGCTGCGGCATCGATCTGTCCGGCATTGCGCAGGATTCTGGCCTCGACAATGCGAAATGGGTCCCATATCTGCCAGGCGGAAGAGGGAAACCGGTTGCGTGCCTCGGGCAATTGCAGCGACAGCCGTTCCCATTCGCGGCGGCCCTCTGCGGGGCTGTTGAGACGAAAGGCCCTGTCGGCCCGCTCTATACCGAGCTGGAATTCGAGGCGAAAATCTTCCGCCTCATAGGCTCTCCTGCTGGCACGAACGAGAAGTGCCGTTGCCTCCTCGACCCGGCCAGTTATATCGAGAAGCCGCACGAGACCGGTTGTGGCAATCAGGATCCGTTCGCACAGCCCGGAAACATCCGTTGCCTTTTCAGCCGGGATCGCCCGTCGCCACAGGCGCTCGGCCTTTTCAAGATCATTGTCGTCATAGGCAATCAGTCCCAAAAGCGCCGATGGCAGGGCGACCATGTAGGAGTGTTCCCCGAAATTCTGCTCGGCAATCGCCAGGGCTTCGACAATCACATGCCGGGCTTCCTGAAACAGCGCACGGGCGAGGTAGGACATGGCGGCAATGCAGCGGGAATGAATCCCGCCCCAATGGCAGGCCATGTCGTCATAGACACCATTTGCCCGCCATGTCAGCCGTTCCGCCAGATCCAGCTTGCCCAGATTGAAGGCGAAATAGCTGTGAATGGAGTCGAGGTCGACCTGTCCGAAGGCCAGCCGGTCAAGCTCTTTTCCGGCCAGTTGGGAGAGGTGAAAGCTTCCGACTGTGAAATCGCCGCCATAGGCACCGATAAGCGCCCGCATGAGATGGAGCCGTCCGCTGATATCGAGACCCGTTCGGGCCGCGATGAGGGATACAGGACTATTCGGGTCGCTGGCTGCCGCCTCTATCGTCTGAAGGGTTTGTTCGGCTTGCAAGAAGCGGCGCATGTTGATGGACCGCCACACGTGCAGGAAAAGCAGCAGCGGCCTTTCCTCGCGGGCCTCTCGGGGCAGTTGCTGCATCCAGCGGGAATAGGTGTCGAAACGGCCATGGCTGAGATAGTCGTACAGGCAATAGGTTTCGATCAATTCTGCCGCCCATTTGGACTGGCGCGCGAGAAAGGCATGACGGACGGCATCGACGGGCGAACCATTGTCGATGAACCATTGCGCGGCGCGGGCGTGAATGTCTTCGACAGCAGGCCGGTCGTCGCCATAAAGGCGGGTTTGCAGAAACTCCTGAAACAGATGGTGATACTTGTACCACCGCTGCGTTCCCGGAAGCTCAACGACAAACAATTGGCTTTGCTCCAGGAAGGCCAGCATCCGGTCTCCGTCACGCTGACCGGTCACGGCGTTGCAGAGGTCGGCATTCAGCGTTTCCAAGAGGGAGGTCTTGGCGAGGAAGTCGCAAACCTCGGCAGGCAGTCCGGCAATGACTTCCTCCAGGAAATAGTCGGCAAATGCGCGATGGCTTCCAGATGGCGCAGCGGCGACGAAATTGCCCGTCGCCCGCCCTGTAACCAGGGCTGCCAGCCGCAAGCCGACCGCCCAACCCTCGGTATGATCATGCATCTGGCGGCTTTCGTCTGCCGTCAAGGCGACATTGGAGGCGGTGCGAAAAAACGCCTCGGTCTCTTCCTCGCTGAAATGCAGGTCTTCCACGGCAATGTCGATCATCTCGCCGTTGGCCCGGTACCGGCCAACGGGTATGGCAGGCCGGTTGCGGCTGGCGAGCACGACGGTCAGGCTCGGCAAGCGGCTGGCGAGGATCGTATTGATCGCCTCGCCACCATCGCCGCCTTCGGCCAGATGGTAATCGTCGATAAACAAGGCCAGCGGCTGGCGGATGGATTGATCGGTGAGCAGAGCCGTCAAGCGTTGCAGCGCGTCGGCGCGATCAAGGGAGGGCAGATGATCGCGATTATCAGCGATCGATTGCTGAAGTGCCTGGAGCAGGCCCTCGGCGAAATTGAACGGATCTTTGTCGTCTTCGCTTGCCGAATACCAGACGGTCGAAAACCCGGCATCCGACAGGCTCCGATGCCATTGGGCGAGAAGCGTGGTCTTGCCGGAGCCAGCCGGGGCATGGACGAGCGCCAGCCGGTGTTTGCTGAGAAGCTGCGACAGTCGCGTCAGGCGCGGACGGTCGATCAGGCCTGTCGAAGCGCTGGGCGGCACAGATCGTCTGTTTAAAAGGCGCGTTCGTTGCACAGGTCCCCCCTGAAAATCATTGAGTTCGCTGAGCCTATCACTCTTTAGGGTGAGATTGAAAAATTTTAGCATCTCACCCTTCGGGATCATGCCAAAAATAAGTGCTGGCCGTATTTTTAGGCAACTTCGCCATTGGAGACCGGAAAATTGCAGTTAAGCGAATATCGAACCTATGATGCAACTGGATTGGCAGAGCTTGTTGCCAAGGGTGAGGTTCAGCCAACCGAACTGCTGGAAACCGCGCTTGCCGGCGTAGCGGCGACCAATCCTGCATTGAATGCCATTGTCGCAACATTCGAAGACGAGGCTCGCCGCTTCATAAAGGAAGAGCTGAAGGATGGCCCGTTCAAAGGCGTCCCTTTCGTTCTGAAGGACCTCACCGCGCATTATGCTGGACAGCCAACGGGTGCTGGATGGCCGCCTCGCGCCTCTGTTACGCCGCAGCAAGACAGCGAATTGGTGCGTCGCTTCAAGAAGGCCGGGCTTGTCACCTTTGCCAAGACAGCCGTGCCGGAGCTGGCCATGGACTGGACGACCCGTTCGCGGGCGCATGGCGTCACCAATAATCCATGGAATCCGGGTCGCACGGCGGGGACGTCCAGCGGTGGCACCGCAGCGGCAGTTGCGGCGGGCATCGTGCCGATGGGTCACGGCAATGACGGCGGCGGTTCGATCCGTGTGCCATCCTCCGTCTGTGGATGTTTCGGCATGAAGCCAAGCCGGGGCCGCAATCCGGTTGCGCCTGCGGGAAGCACCTGGCAGGGCATGCTGGTGGAACATGCGCTAACGCGGTCCGTCCGCGATAGCGCCGCCCTTCTGGATGCGACCGCCGGACCGCATAGAGGGCAATTCTTCAACAGTCCCGCAGGGGGGCAATTCGCTGCCGAGGTGGGACGCGATCCGGGCAAGCTGAGAATTGCCGTTTCGACCAGGGCACCCTATGGCGCAGAAACCCATGCCGATTGCAAGGCCGCGGTCGCTGAGACCGTCAAGCTGCTTGAGAGCCTGGGTCATCATTGCGAGCCTTTCGATATCGACTTGCCTGATGACGGCTGGGATGCTTTTGAGACTTATATTCTCGCCGAATACGCAACCGACATGCGCCTTGAGGAAGGTGTCCTCGGGCGCAAGCTGACACAGGGTGATTTTCCGCAGATGCTGTGGGACATGATCGAGGCTGGAAACCGCATCAGCGCGGTCGGTGTCAATATCGCCACAACGCGCCTGCATGAGGTGGCCTCAGCCGTTTCCTCGACGTTTAAAACCTTCGATCTCTTCCTGTCGCCAACGCTTGCTCAACCCCCACTTCCGCATGAGGCTTTTCCGGCTTCGACTTCGATGCGCGGACACTATGCGTTTTATCTGTCGTGGATGCCTTATACGCATATCTTCAACGTCAATGGATCACCGGCCATGTCGGTGCCGCTCGTCTGGAACGACGAAGGCCTGCCGATCGGCGTTCAGTTTGCGGCTGCACCGACCGGCGAAGGTCTGTTGTTCAGGCTTGCCGCGCAGCTGGAGGCCGCTCGTCCATGGAGCAATCGGCGACCGCAGATTTCGGTCGCATGAAACTGAAACGCATAAAAATACAAAACAAAGGGAACGACGCATGAACCACAAACCAGACAAATCCCCGCTTGCCCGCAGCTGCGCAGTCGCGGTGGCGCTTGCCGCAGCTCTCACCGGGTTTTCAGCCAGCGCTGCCGAGCTGACCGTTGCGCGCTCTGTCGATGCCGACGGACTCGATCCGCAAAAGGCAAGCACGACACAGTCCTTGCAGATTACCAACCTGATCTTCGATACCTTGCTGACGATGGCCAAGGACGGCTCCGTCCATCCGGGCCTGGCCAGTGCCTGGACGATGGCGCCGGATGGCAAATCCTATGATTTCACCATCCGCGATGGCATTAAATGCCACGATGGCAGCACCTTCGATGCGGCGGCGGCCAAGGCCAGCCTCGACCGGGCGCTTGATCCCGCCACCGTCAATCCGAACCTCTCGGCCTGGGGTCCGATCACCAAAAGCAGCGTCGAGGGCAAGGTGCTGAAAGTCACTCTGTCCGAACCCTATGGTCCCTTCACGTCGTTCCTCACTAGCATCCAGGCCGGTTTTATCTGCCCGTCCTCGGCATCTGCCAAGGAATTCAAGCCGATTGGCACCGGCCCGTTCAAATTCGTCAACTGGACCCGCAATGACAGCATCCAGCTGGAGGCGAATGCCGATTACCAGAACGCCAACCCACTGATCGAAAATCCCGGCAAGCCACATATCGACAAGCTGACCTTTAAGGTCATCCCGGAAGCCGTGGCCAGGATGGCCGCCCTGCGCTCAGGCGAAGTCGATATGGTCGAGCCGTCTCTGGAAGAAGCCGCCGACCTGAAGGCTGACAGCAATTTCAAGGTCTACGCAGCAGACCTGTCCGGCCAGCAAATGCTGGCCGCCTTCACCTGGAAGATCAAGCCGCTCGACAATCCAGATATCCGCAAGGCGATCGGCATGGCCATGAACCGCGACGCCTATGCGTCGATTGCCTTTGAAGGCCTGGTCAACACCGCCAATTGCCCTGTGGCACCGAACCTGTTCTCGACCGATGAGGCGCTTTGCGCCAGCTGGGGCGTCAAATATGACCCCGAAGCCGCCAAGGCTTTGATGGCCAAGGCGGGCTACACACCGGAAAAGCCGCTGAAGGTGAAGCTTCTCGTTCACAAGCTGCCGGGCTGGGACCAGATGCATCAGATCATGCAACAGGATCTGGCTGCCATCGGCGTTCAGGCCGAGATCGAGACCCGCGAAGTGGCCGCTTATTTTGACTATATGAAGGGCGTCAACGAACGCACCGATGGCGAACCTGCCGTCTGGACCATGGGCATGTCAGGTGTCGATCCGGACTACCTCACTTTCCTTTGGAAACGTCCCGGCTTTGTCAATATGGGCATCAATGCCGACCTCGATGGCATGTTGGACGAGCAGCGCAAGCTTTCAGGTGATGCTCGCGCCGCCAAGATCCATGATATTGAAAAATATCTGATGGAGAATGCCTATGCGATCCCGCTGCTGTCACCTGGTTGGGGCTGGCTGATGGCATCGACATCGAAAGTCGATGGCTTCAAGATGGGCTTCATGGTGTCGCTGCTGTTCAACGACGTGAGCGTTAAGCCATAATGGGAGCCGCTGCTCCGGCCTGGCCGGGGCAGCCTTCCGATACAGACGGGTTCCAATGCTTGTTCTCATTTTCAAACGGCTGCTCATTGCCCTGGCGACGATTGTGTCTGTCATTATCCTGTCGGGCATTCTCATCCATATCGTCCCTGGCGATCCGGTCACTGCGATGATGGCGCAATCCGTAACCGCAAGTCCGCAAGCGATGGCGCAAATGCGGGCCAAGCTGGGGCTCGACCTGCCCGTATGGCAGCAGGTGGGGCTCTATACCTGGCACGTTTTCCAGGGTGATCTTGGCATGACAATCCGCGGCAACGAACCTGTCGCAAGATTGCTGCTCCAGCGGTTGCCAAACACCTTTGCTCTGGCGGTTTCAGGGCTCGGCGTTGCCCTTGCCATTGGCATACCGCTCGGTTTTCTGGCGGCAATCCACCGTGGAAAACTGACCGATACGGCCGTCATGGTGATTGCGGTTCTGGGTGTCTCCATCCCCGGCTTCTGGTTTGGGCTGATCATGATCCAGGTGTTTTCGCTGAAGCTCGGCTGGTTCCCAGTCGCAGGTTCGGGTTTTCGCAACATCATCCTGCCAGCCCTGACACTGGGTCTGACCTATTGCGCCTTGGTGGCGCGCATGACGCGCTCGGCCCTCGTTGAGGTCCTGGCCGAGGATTATATCCGCACGGCCCGCGCGCGCGGGCTTCGTGAGTATCAGGTGCTTTTGGTTCATGCCCTGAAGCCGGCGCTGATCAGCATCGTCACGGTTGTCGGGCTGGTCTTTGCCTATCTCCTCGGCGGTCAGGTGATCATCGAGAACGTCTTTTCGTGGAATGGCATCGGCCGGCTGGCCGTCCAGGCCATGCTGGAGCGTGACTATCCGATGATCCAGGGCTTCATTGTTGTCTTCGCCAGTTCGGTTGTCATCGTCTCGATGCTGATCGACATTCTCTACGGCTTTCTGGATCCCCGGATGAGGCAAAGATGACCAGCATCGCAAAACGCAGCATGTTCTCTCTCAGATTGCCCCTTAGTGTTTCGATAGGGCTGGCGCTTGCACTTGTCATCGTGCTGCTTTCTCTGCTGTCATCCTATATTGCTCCGTTTGATCCGATGAGGATGGCGTCAGGCCCCCGGTTGGCGGCGCCATCGGCAGCGCATCTTTTCGGAACCGACGAATTTGGCCGCGACCTTTTCAGCCGCGTGCTGCTCGGCGGACGGTTGTCGCTTGGCATCGGCCTCAGCGCCGTCGTCAGCGGTCTGGTAATCGGCGGTCTCATTGGTCTGATTGCCGCTTTCGGTGGCCGGGTTGTCGAGGCTCTGCTGTTGCGGCTTATCGATGTGCTCTATTCGTTTCCCGATACGTTGATCGCCCTTGCGCTGGTCGCTTTCCTCGGGCCAGGAATAGAGAACGCAACACTGGCAATCGCCATCAGTCTCGTTCCCTTTTATGCGCGGGTGGCCTATGGCCTTGCGGCTGCCGAGCGGGCAAAACCCTATATCGAAGCCGCCAGACTTGCAGGCACACGGTCCGCCCGGCTGGTCCGCGTCCATGTCATGCCGAATATTGTGCAAAGCCTGATCGTCATGGCAACACTCGGATTTTCGTCCGCCATCCTGTCCGCCGCCGGGCTTTCGTTTCTGGGGCTTGGGGTCCAGCCGCCATCGCCGGAATGGGGCGCTATCCTTGCCTCGGGGCGCAATTATATCACCAAAGCCCCATGGATATTGATCTTTCCCGGATTGGCGATCTGCCTCACCGTGCTTTCCTTCAATCTGATCGGTGACAGTCTCAGGGACCTCATCGACCCCCGCCGAAAGGCAAGACCATGACGGAACCTTATCTGCGCGTCCGCGATCTTAAGGTTGCCTTCCCCACCAGGCAAGGGTCGTTCGCCGCTGTCGATGGTGTTGGGTTCGACCTTGCCAGAGGTGAAATCCTCGCCCTTGTTGGCGAATCCGGCAGCGGCAAGAGCATGACGTCGCTGTCGATCATGCGTCTTCTGCCCGAGGCGGGGACAATGTCAGGCACGATCCAGATCGATGGGCAGAATATTGCCGGGCTTCAGCGCCGTGACATGGAAGATGTGCGCGGCGCCAAAATTGGCATGATCTTCCAGGAGCCGATGACGTCGCTCAATCCGGTCCTGACCATTGGTCGCCAGATGAGCGAAGGCTTGATCCGCCATAAGGGCATGGCGCGTCGTCTGGCGCTGGAGCACGCCATTGCCGCGCTTGAGGATGTCCGCATTCCCGATCCCCGGCGTATTCTCGGCCAGTATCCGCATCAACTGTCCGGCGGGATGCGCCAGCGCGTGATGATTGCTGCTGCCCTGACCCTGAAACCCGGCGTGCTGATTGCCGATGAGCCGACCACGGCGCTCGACGTGACAGTCCAGGCGCAGGTGCTGGATCTGCTTGTTGATCTCAAACTGCGCCACCGGTCAGGCATTCTGTTGATCACCCATGACATCGGTGTGGTTGCCGAAACGGCGGATCGTGTCGCGGTCATGCGCGGCGGGCGCATCGTTGAAACCGGCTCGGTCGCGCAAATTCTGTCTGCGCCGCAGCATGACTATACCAAAGCGTTGCTGGCCTCGCATCTGACCGTAGAACGGGCCATGCAGCAGCGCCGCGACAAGACAAAGGCCAATGCCAAATGACCACAGAACCAATCCTGGCCCTTGAGACTATCCGCAAGGTATTTTCCGCGAACGGGCGAGAGGTGAGGGCGCTCAACGGCGTGTCTCTCAGTCTTGGGCGCGGCGAAACGCTCGGGGTAATCGGCGAAAGCGGCTCCGGTAAATCGACGCTGGGCCGTATCGCCGTCGGGCTTGAAACCGCTGATAAAGGCACGATCCGCATCGGTGGGACCGATATTGCCGGTCTTTCAGCGCCCTTGCGCCGTGAGGCGTTTCGCCATTGTCAGATGATCTTTCAGGATCCGTATTCCTCCCTCAATCCCAGACTGAAGATCGGTCGCCAGATCGGGGAGGGGATCTACGCCACTGGCGTCGCCAATTGGAAAGAAATCGGCGAGAGCGTTGCCGATCTTCTAGAGAAAGTCGGGCTCAAGCGGGATTATGCGGATCGCTATCCGCATGAGTTTTCCGGCGGCCAGCGTCAACGTATCGCCATTGCCCGTGCACTTGCGCCAGGGCCGCAGGTGGTGATTGCCGATGAACCCGTTTCTGCCCTTGATGTCAGTATTCAGGCCCAGATTCTCGACCTTCTGGCCGATTTGCAGAAAGAGAATTTTCTCTCCTACCTGTTCATCTCGCATGACATGGCAGTCGTTGCCCATCTCTGCGACCGGGTCGCCGTGATGCATCATGGTCGCATCGTGGAATATGGCCCGGTCGAAGCGATTGTTGAACATGCCCGGCATCCTTATACGAAGAGCCTGCTGGAAGCCGTTCCGCGCCTTGGCCGCCGCCGTAGCGGCGAGAGACGTGTGCCCGTCGCGCTGCCCACCCATGGGGATGATGATCCCTATGAGGCGGTTTCGCCCGGCCATTGGGTCTTGGCGCATAGCCCTATGTAATGGATTGGGGACCCTGCGGCGTTACGGCACCTTTCTTGCATCTGTCTTTTCAAAAGAACGTGACGCGCAACAATAAGGGGTAACTCATGCCGAAATCTGTTCAAGACGATGCAATCGAGGCAGGTACGCTGCTGTCCGTGCAAGGATTGACTGTCGGCTTGCCGCCGGGCATGGATCGCCGATATGCGGTGGAAGATATGTCCTTCGACCTGAAGGCTGGAGAAATTCTCTGCATTATCGGCGAGTCCGGCTCGGGCAAATCCGTGACGGCCAATGCCACGATGGGGCTTCTGGCGCAGTCTCTCCACATTGTATCCGGCAGCATCATGCTGGAGGGCCAGGAACTGGTCGGTGCCGATGCCGCCACCTTGCGTGCGTTGCGTGGCCGGATCGTTTCGATGATTTTCCAGGACCCGTTGTCGGCGCTCAACCCTTTGATGACCGTCGGCGATCAGATCGCCGAGGTCATGGAAGCCCACGGCATTGGCACGCAGCAGGAGCGCCGGGCGCGTGTTCTCGACCTGATCACCGAAGTGGGGCTGCCGGACCCGGAACTGATGCAGCATCAATATCCCTTCCGATTGTCCGGCGGTCAACGACAGCGCGTGATGATTGCCATGGCGCTGGCGCTTGAACCGAAGGTGTTGATCGCTGATGAGCCGACCACCGCCCTCGACGTGACGACACAGGCGCAGATTCTTGAGTTGATCGCGTCTATCCAGCGCCGCAAGCAGATGAGCGTGATGTTCATCACTCATGATTTCGGCGTGGTGGCCGAGATTGCCGACCGTGTGATTGTCATGGAAAAGGGGCATGTCGTCGAACAAGGGTCGGCTTCCGTGGTGCTGAAAAGCCCTGATCATCCCTATACGCAACGGCTGATCGCCGCCGTGCCGCGGATGCGCGCAAGCGACCGTGAGAATGAGGCGGATACGCCTGTTGTTCTGGAGGCCCGCAATCTCTGCAAGACCTATGGGACTGGTTCAGGTTTCCTGTCGAAGGGCCGGGTGATCAAGGCGGTCGATGATGTCTCCTTCACGATCGCCAAAGGCCGGACGCTGGGTATTGTCGGGGAATCCGGGTCGGGGAAATCATCGCTCGGCCGTCTTCTCGTCAAACTGATGAACAGCGATTCCGGCGAAATCCTCTTCGGTGGCCGTGATATTGCACCCCTGTCGGAAGAGGCTTTCCGCTCGATGCGGCCCTATATCCAGATGATCTTTCAAGATCCTTTCGCCTCCCTCAATCCGCGCCAGACCATCGGTCGCATCTTGACCGTCGGGCCGGTGGCACAGGCGACGCCCATTCACGAGGCGCGAACACGCGCGATGCGGCTTCTGGAGCGGGTCGGCCTCGATGCAGGCGCCTATGATCGGTATCCACATGAGTTTTCAGGCGGCCAGCGCCAGCGTATCGGTATAGCCCGCGCATTGATGTTCAATCCCATGCTGATCGTAGCGGATGAAGCCGTTTCGGCGCTCGATGTTTCGATCCAGGCGCAGATCCTTCAGCTGCTGACGGAAGTGCAGCAGGAAATGAAACTGGCCATGGCCTTTATCACCCATGATCTGCGCGTCGCCAGCCAGATCTGCGATGAGATCGCGGTGATGTATAAGGGCCGTATTGTCGAATACGGACCACCCTCGCAGATCTTCCGCAACCCTACCCATGATTATACCCGCCAACTCGTTTCCGCTATTCCCGGAACCGAATGGGAGCCTGCCGTGATGGTGTAATTCCTACATTGGCTTGGCCTGGCTTCAGCTCGAAATGACCTTGAATGCCTGTCTTTGAACGAGGCGCGTCTGCTTGCCAATCGTGCAAGAAAGGGCATGCCTTCTGGCTGGGCGGCTATATTTTAGGCGGTATTGTCGGATGCGTAAATTTGCATCTTCAATGTCAAAAAAATAGTTGCAAATGTCCATTAATGGGCGTTCAATCCTCTCAAGCAAAGAATAGGCGATAGAATGGCCCTCACGCTCTTTCGTCCATATCCGGCGTTCAACGCGCTGACAAAATTGTGTTTTCGGGAGTTAACTGGAAATCGATTAATTGTGTCTTTCGCTTAAATAGCTCTGCGGCGGGGTGTTTTTGGCGATGACAATGGGACAGGGCGACCAGATGGCGGCGGTGGAACTGGATGTTCTGGAAAATGTCCTCAGCTATTACATCCGTACGATCAACATGGCGGTTTCCCGCGATCTCGATCAGAAACTTGGTAAGCTCGAGGTTGCCAAGGGGACCGGCAAGATCACCACGCTGTTGTTGGTCGATAGCCATCCAGGCATCCGGTCCTCCGCCATCGCGCAACTTATCCTGAAGGATCGTTCGGCCATGGTACGGTTGGTTGATCAGATGGAAGAGCAGGAGCTCCTGCGGCGCGAGGTGGATGACGACGACAACCGTGCCCAAGGCCTGTTCATCACGCCCAAGGGTGCTGCTCTGGCAAAGCGTGTTCGTCCCCTTGTCGTGAAACAATCGCGGGATTTCTTTCCCGATATTACCGACGAAGAACATCAGATGCTGATCTCGGTACTCGGGCGTACCTATCGGCGCATTATTGGTCTTTAGAGTTTGCCTTAGGAAAAGTGGAAGCCGGTTTTCCTGAAAAGACAAACAACAACTGCCAGCTTGAGGAGCTTTTTGACATGCCAGGTCCCTATGTTGTTCCCGTCCATGGGGATGCGGAACTACCGAGCCACGTGGATGTCGTTGTTATCGGCGGCGGCATTATCGGTACATCCACCGCACTTGAACTCGCCGATCAGGGATTGAGAGTGGCGCTCTGCGAAAAAGGCGGCATCGGCCACGAACAGTCCAGCCGCAACTGGGGTTGGGTTCGGATTTCGAGACGCGATCCGCGCGAAGTGCCGTTGATGGCCGAGTCGCTGCGCATCTGGACCGATCTTAACCGCCGCACGGGCCGGGAAACCGGCTTCAAGCGTTCAGGCATCGTGTTTACCTGCGCCACCGAGAAGGAATTTGCCGAACACGAGCGCTGGAACAGCAATCTGGACGGCTATCAGATCGAAAGCCGGATGCTGAGCGCCAAGGAGTTCCGGGAGAAATATCCAGGCTCCGACATGAATATTGCCGGTGCGCTTTACACAGCGGGTGACTGCCGCGCCGAACCGCAGAAGGCCGCACCCGCCATTGCCGAGGCGGCCCGCGACCGGGGCGCCTTCATCCTCACCGAATGCGCGGTGCGCGGTCTCCAGCTTTCCGGCGGCAAAGTGTCAGGTGTGGTGACGGAGCGCGGGGAGATCGCCTGCCAGTCCGTCGTCCTGGCGGGCGGTGCCTGGTCCAACCTGTTCTGCGGCAATAACGGCCTCGACCTTCCGCAGTTGAAGGTGATGAATTCCGTGCTGCGCACCAAGCCGCTGGAGGGTGGCCCGGAGGAGGCGATCTGGTCAAATGGATTTGCCATTCGCAAGCGGTCGGATGGCGGCTACACGATTGCCAACGGCTTTCAGAATATCGTCGATATCGTGCCAGCCTCTTTCCGGTATGCGCGCAATTTCCTGCCCGCGCTGCGCCATGAATGGCGTTCTCTCGATCTGCGGCTGACGGGCCGGTTCTTCGATGAATGGCGCATTCCGCGCCGCTGGTCGCTCGATGAGGCGTCTCCGTTCGAATACAACCGCGTGCTGGACCCTGTGCCGTCAAAGGCGATGACCGACGGTGCGCTGGCCCAGCTCAAGAAGGCTTTCCCCATCTTCGAAAAGGCGGAGATTTCGCAGCGCTGGGCCGGCATGATCGATGTGACGCCCGATGCCATTCCGGTTATCGATGCCATCGACGCCATTCCCGGCTTTCACGTCGCCACTGGCTTTTCCGGCCATGGTTTCGGCATCGGACCGGCTGCCGGTCGGCTGATGGCCGATATCGTCACGGGACGCAATCCGATTGTTGACCGCAAGGATTTCCGGTTCAGCCGCTTTAGCGATGGCTCGAAAATCGAACTGATCAGCGGCTTTTGAATGCGACATGGCTTATGCGAAGGCTTCGAAGATGCTCACGCATCCTCGCCTTCATAGTTCGAATATCTCAAATGCATCAGAGGCTTGAGATATTCGAAAATGCAATACGGCCCACCATTTTCAATGGTTTGCCATATTAAATCGCTCCGGCAGAGAGCGAGCAGGATGAAGGTCGATAACCACCAGAAAAAAGGGAACATGCAATGTCCGATAAGGAACGCAATTCGATACCGCATCCCACGCGTCGCCAGACGCTTGGCCTCATGGCGCTTGGAGCGTCCGGCGTGCTTCTCTCGGGGCTGCCAATCTCGGAGATTCGCGCGGCCAGTGCCGCGACCAAATCGATCAAGGGACAGCTGACTGTCGGCTTTTCCCAGGAGCCGACGGTTTTCAATCCGCATATGCCTCATATCGAAGTGGATGAAGGCATTCATTTCAGCATATTCGATACGCTGTTCAGCGTTGATGCCGCCGGCAAATTCGTTCCGGGGCTGGCCGTGGACGTCCCGAGCGTCGAAAACGGCGGCATCTCAGCCGATGGCCTGAAGTGGAAGATCAAGCTGCGCGATGGCGTGACATGGCATGACGGCAAGCCGTTCACCGCTGAAGACGTCAAGGCAACGCTCGAACTGCTGGTCGATGCCAATTTCCGCAGCTGGCGTAAAACCGGCCATGAATTCGTCCGTGACCTGACCGTTGTTTCTCCCACGG
This portion of the Allorhizobium ampelinum S4 genome encodes:
- a CDS encoding LuxR C-terminal-related transcriptional regulator; the encoded protein is MPPSASTGLIDRPRLTRLSQLLSKHRLALVHAPAGSGKTTLLAQWHRSLSDAGFSTVWYSASEDDKDPFNFAEGLLQALQQSIADNRDHLPSLDRADALQRLTALLTDQSIRQPLALFIDDYHLAEGGDGGEAINTILASRLPSLTVVLASRNRPAIPVGRYRANGEMIDIAVEDLHFSEEETEAFFRTASNVALTADESRQMHDHTEGWAVGLRLAALVTGRATGNFVAAAPSGSHRAFADYFLEEVIAGLPAEVCDFLAKTSLLETLNADLCNAVTGQRDGDRMLAFLEQSQLFVVELPGTQRWYKYHHLFQEFLQTRLYGDDRPAVEDIHARAAQWFIDNGSPVDAVRHAFLARQSKWAAELIETYCLYDYLSHGRFDTYSRWMQQLPREAREERPLLLFLHVWRSINMRRFLQAEQTLQTIEAAASDPNSPVSLIAARTGLDISGRLHLMRALIGAYGGDFTVGSFHLSQLAGKELDRLAFGQVDLDSIHSYFAFNLGKLDLAERLTWRANGVYDDMACHWGGIHSRCIAAMSYLARALFQEARHVIVEALAIAEQNFGEHSYMVALPSALLGLIAYDDNDLEKAERLWRRAIPAEKATDVSGLCERILIATTGLVRLLDITGRVEEATALLVRASRRAYEAEDFRLEFQLGIERADRAFRLNSPAEGRREWERLSLQLPEARNRFPSSAWQIWDPFRIVEARILRNAGQIDAAAEKLRTLAAGARQEGRILMARQAEALAKVIAPAHEAEETQPADLEDDTMATRRILRDFISPVAASPNPGGGQRQEARLSLRGSLTELTQREDDVLQLMRWGLSNSEIATRLDINLNTVKSHAKNIFAKLGVKSRTQAVLKTLE
- a CDS encoding amidase; the encoded protein is MQLSEYRTYDATGLAELVAKGEVQPTELLETALAGVAATNPALNAIVATFEDEARRFIKEELKDGPFKGVPFVLKDLTAHYAGQPTGAGWPPRASVTPQQDSELVRRFKKAGLVTFAKTAVPELAMDWTTRSRAHGVTNNPWNPGRTAGTSSGGTAAAVAAGIVPMGHGNDGGGSIRVPSSVCGCFGMKPSRGRNPVAPAGSTWQGMLVEHALTRSVRDSAALLDATAGPHRGQFFNSPAGGQFAAEVGRDPGKLRIAVSTRAPYGAETHADCKAAVAETVKLLESLGHHCEPFDIDLPDDGWDAFETYILAEYATDMRLEEGVLGRKLTQGDFPQMLWDMIEAGNRISAVGVNIATTRLHEVASAVSSTFKTFDLFLSPTLAQPPLPHEAFPASTSMRGHYAFYLSWMPYTHIFNVNGSPAMSVPLVWNDEGLPIGVQFAAAPTGEGLLFRLAAQLEAARPWSNRRPQISVA
- a CDS encoding ABC transporter substrate-binding protein gives rise to the protein MNHKPDKSPLARSCAVAVALAAALTGFSASAAELTVARSVDADGLDPQKASTTQSLQITNLIFDTLLTMAKDGSVHPGLASAWTMAPDGKSYDFTIRDGIKCHDGSTFDAAAAKASLDRALDPATVNPNLSAWGPITKSSVEGKVLKVTLSEPYGPFTSFLTSIQAGFICPSSASAKEFKPIGTGPFKFVNWTRNDSIQLEANADYQNANPLIENPGKPHIDKLTFKVIPEAVARMAALRSGEVDMVEPSLEEAADLKADSNFKVYAADLSGQQMLAAFTWKIKPLDNPDIRKAIGMAMNRDAYASIAFEGLVNTANCPVAPNLFSTDEALCASWGVKYDPEAAKALMAKAGYTPEKPLKVKLLVHKLPGWDQMHQIMQQDLAAIGVQAEIETREVAAYFDYMKGVNERTDGEPAVWTMGMSGVDPDYLTFLWKRPGFVNMGINADLDGMLDEQRKLSGDARAAKIHDIEKYLMENAYAIPLLSPGWGWLMASTSKVDGFKMGFMVSLLFNDVSVKP
- a CDS encoding ABC transporter permease, whose amino-acid sequence is MLVLIFKRLLIALATIVSVIILSGILIHIVPGDPVTAMMAQSVTASPQAMAQMRAKLGLDLPVWQQVGLYTWHVFQGDLGMTIRGNEPVARLLLQRLPNTFALAVSGLGVALAIGIPLGFLAAIHRGKLTDTAVMVIAVLGVSIPGFWFGLIMIQVFSLKLGWFPVAGSGFRNIILPALTLGLTYCALVARMTRSALVEVLAEDYIRTARARGLREYQVLLVHALKPALISIVTVVGLVFAYLLGGQVIIENVFSWNGIGRLAVQAMLERDYPMIQGFIVVFASSVVIVSMLIDILYGFLDPRMRQR